One Xiphophorus hellerii strain 12219 chromosome 1, Xiphophorus_hellerii-4.1, whole genome shotgun sequence DNA segment encodes these proteins:
- the zfp64 gene encoding zinc finger protein 64: MATCNSEVNAGSCSAVEVNPDIHICGFCKQQYNNYEVFLAHKQNGCSLPSSHTAVSSVSTSLTGSSTEFVLEDAYQVCVVRGVKKSLTKAQKTPSKKLKPALTSKRHSCCFSGCTFKTQYGQKDMERHLKTHTGEKPFECELCHKRFSRRDKLNMHSRSHTGERPHKCKHCSYAAADSSSLKKHLRIHYDERPFKCQICPYASRNSSQLTVHLRSHTGDAPFQCQQCDAKFKINSDLKRHLRIHSGEKPYKCDFCEYRCAMKGNLKSHTRIKHGTENLFQCEQCDYKSASRSALRQHAKQHLPAQPFQCSKCTYSCSSKGALKVHERIHSEERPFRCDLCSFTSKRLSCLVTHREQCHSDKAERGRVRNAGRGGQNSPKPVSSRYRAKLDAARAFHCDLCDASFVREDSLRSHKKQHRDAQDTVQLQLSSSADTVNLVPVTMPQSNAQIEVPFPSSSMVSYNNAQIKIIVPQPLGQQSTLIPAGGDGTSKTKLVLLEPDNQDVVVNQSMIQQVNLLAAVQPLGSSCSTVRAEPQTVLLTKLSSDNNTPQDSTSTQTLITYSSDLEGLSTFIPDGGTELRVVTKKSSPLVTVATSPDMVGSKPAEPCQEAGLVVPNIGIGSQNVVIQGVPLIMCTQPQQGAVEQLSPHTLYADSHTPGSMPQ; the protein is encoded by the exons ATGGCAACATGCAACAGCGAAG TAAATGCAGGATCCTGTTCTGCGGTGGAGGTGAACCCAGACATCCACATCTGCGGCTTCTGCAAACAGCAGTACAATAATTATGAGGTCTTTCTCGCCCATAAGCAAAACGGATGCTCCCTTCCTTCCTCTCATACCGCGGTCAGCTCTGTATCAACCTCTCTTACAG GTTCCAGCACAGAGTTTGTTCTTGAGGATGCTTACCAGGTCTGCGTGGTGAGGGGTGTCAAGAAGTCCTTGACCAAAGCACAGAAAACTCCATCCAAGAAACTAAAACCTGCCCTGACTTCCAAAAGACACTCCTGCTGTTTCTCAG GTTGCACTTTTAAGACACAGTATGGCCAAAAAGACATGGAGCGACATCTCAAGACTCACACCG GCGAGAAGCCGTTTGAATGCGAGCTCTGCCACAAGCGCTTCAGCCGGCGTGACAAACTGAACATGCACAGCCGCTCCCACACGGGCGAGAGGCCTCACAAGTGCAAGCACTGCTCGTACGCAGCAGCGGACAGCAGCAGTTTGAAGAAGCACCTTCGGATCCACTACGACGAGCGGCCGTTCAAATGCCAGATCTGCCCTTACGCCAGCCGCAACTCTAGCCAACTCACTGTGCACCTACGCTCTCACACCG GTGATGCACCTTTCCAGTGCCAGCAGTGCGACGCAAAGTTCAAAATCAACTCCGACCTGAAGAGGCACCTCCGCATTCACTCCGGGGAAAAGCCCTACAAATGTGACTTCTGTGAGTACCGCTGTGCTATGAAAGGAAACCTGAAGTCTCACACTCGCATCAAGCACGGCACTGAGAACTTGTTTCAGTGTGAACAGTGCGACTACAAGTCCGCCAGCAGGTCTGCTCTGCGGCAACACGCGAAGCAACACCTGCCCGCTCAGCCCTTTCAGTGCTCCAAATGCACTTACTCATGCTCCAGCAAGGGGGCGCTCAAAGTCCATGAGCGGATCCACTCAGAGGAGCGCCCCTTCAGATGTGACTTGTGCAGTTTTACCTCCAAGCGACTCAGCTGTCTGGTCACTCACAGAGAGCAGTGTCACTCGGATAaagcagagagaggaagagtCAGGAATGCCGGCAGAGGTGGACAAAACTCTCCTAAACCCGTCAGTTCTCGCTATCGGGCCAAACTGGATGCAGCCCGGGCCTTCCACTGTGACTTGTGCGATGCATCGTTTGTGAGGGAGGACTCGCTTCGCAGCCACAAGAAGCAGCACAGAGACGCCCAGGACACGGTGCAGCTCCAGCTTTCCAGCTCAGCAGACACGGTCAACCTGGTTCCCGTTACAATGCCGCAAAGCAATGCTCAGATTGAAGTTCCCTTCCCATCTAGTTCAATGGTTTCGTACAATAACGCACAGATTAAAATCATCGTCCCACAGCCTTTGGGTCAGCAAAGCACCTTAATCCCTGCTGGTGGGGATGGAACAAGCAAGACCAAACTGGTTTTACTGGAGCCAGATAACCAAGACGTCGTTGTCAATCAATCTATGATCCAACAAGTCAACCTGCTGGCAGCTGTGCAACCTCTCGGGTCGTCTTGCAGTACCGTCAGGGCCGAACCCCAGACTGTCCTGCTGACAAAGCTGAGCTCAGACAATAACACCCCTCAGGACTCCACCAGCACGCAGACTTTGATCACCTACAGCTCTGATCTGGAGGGCCTCAGCACCTTCATTCCTGATGGGGGCACAGAACTAAGAGTCGTGACAAAAAAGAGCTCACCATTGGTGACAGTAGCAACTTCACCGGACATGGTTGGCTCCAAGCCTGCTGAGCCTTGTCAAGAAGCTGGACTGGTGGTTCCAAACATTGGCATTGGTAGCCAGAACGTGGTCATCCAGGGCGTTCCACTGATAATGTGCACTCAGCCACAGCAGGGCGCGGTGGAACAGCTCTCTCCACACACACTCTATGCAGATTCACACACACCTGGAAGCATGCCGCAATGA